A genomic window from Bradyrhizobium lupini includes:
- a CDS encoding 3-hydroxybutyrate dehydrogenase, which translates to MLKGKVAIVTGSTSGIGLGIARELARLGADIVLNGFGDPGEIEKIRSGIEREDGVRVAYDGADMSDGEAVRGMIAATIENFGRLDILVNNAGIQFTAPVEAFPPAKWKAILDINLSAAFHGIASAVPQMKKQRWGRIVNIASTHGLVASTHKAAYVAAKHGLVGLTKVVGLETAGSGVTCNAVCPGWVRTPLVEKQISDIAAEKGISQKQAAEELLSEKQPSLDFASPKQIGGTVAFLCSAAADQITGTTISVDGGWTAQ; encoded by the coding sequence ATGTTGAAAGGCAAAGTAGCGATCGTCACCGGATCGACCAGCGGCATTGGCCTCGGGATCGCAAGAGAGCTGGCCAGGCTCGGCGCCGATATCGTCCTGAACGGTTTTGGAGATCCGGGGGAGATCGAGAAGATCCGCAGCGGCATCGAACGCGAGGACGGCGTCCGCGTCGCGTATGACGGCGCCGACATGTCTGATGGTGAGGCCGTGCGCGGAATGATCGCGGCAACCATCGAGAACTTTGGACGGCTCGACATCCTCGTCAACAATGCCGGCATCCAGTTCACCGCACCGGTCGAGGCGTTTCCGCCCGCCAAGTGGAAGGCCATTCTCGACATCAACCTGTCGGCCGCATTTCACGGCATCGCTTCGGCCGTGCCCCAGATGAAAAAGCAGCGATGGGGTCGCATCGTCAACATCGCTTCCACGCATGGTCTCGTCGCATCCACCCACAAGGCAGCCTATGTCGCGGCCAAGCATGGCCTCGTCGGCCTCACCAAGGTGGTAGGCCTCGAAACCGCCGGCAGCGGCGTCACTTGCAACGCGGTCTGTCCCGGCTGGGTGCGCACGCCGCTCGTGGAGAAACAGATTAGCGACATCGCGGCGGAGAAAGGCATCAGCCAGAAGCAAGCGGCCGAAGAGCTTCTCTCCGAAAAACAGCCATCGCTGGACTTCGCCTCCCCTAAGCAGATCGGTGGCACCGTCGCCTTCTTGTGCTCGGCCGCGGCCGACCAGATCACGGGGACGACGATCTCCGTCGATGGCGGCTGGACCGCGCAATGA
- a CDS encoding patatin-like phospholipase family protein: MFNVTREQIDSARPINPLPYDVVALVLQGGGALGAYQAGVYEGLHEAGIRPNWLAGISIGALNAAIIAGSPEDERVARLREFWETICATPVEWPAGEGLAGALPFAFDFNSLHNTLAAMRALFQGQPGFFRPRFPSPLWSPFSGDASTSFYDTAPLQRTLEQLVDFDRLNSGEVRVSVGAVNVRTGNLTYFDTAERRLGPKHFMASGALPPGFPAVEIDSEHYWDGGVVSNTPLSRVLSGDAKDTLTFQIDLWSARGRVPHDMMEVSSRQKDIQYSSRTRAVTDQALRMQEMRQALQRTIDRLPDAARNDPEMRAIAELARHRSHNIIHLIYQSKLHEGHSKDYEFGPKAMRAHWQSGRDDIRRTLADGRRLEPPPSELGIVTHDIHRRD, translated from the coding sequence ATGTTCAACGTGACACGCGAACAAATCGATTCCGCACGACCGATCAATCCGCTGCCCTACGATGTCGTTGCGCTGGTGCTGCAGGGCGGCGGCGCGCTCGGGGCCTACCAGGCCGGCGTCTACGAAGGCTTGCACGAGGCCGGGATCCGGCCGAACTGGCTGGCGGGCATCTCGATCGGCGCGCTCAACGCCGCGATCATCGCGGGCTCCCCGGAAGACGAGCGCGTGGCACGGCTGCGCGAGTTCTGGGAGACGATCTGCGCAACCCCGGTGGAATGGCCTGCCGGCGAGGGACTGGCCGGTGCGCTACCGTTCGCGTTCGACTTCAACTCACTGCACAACACGCTTGCCGCGATGCGCGCGCTGTTCCAGGGCCAGCCCGGCTTCTTCAGGCCGCGCTTCCCCTCGCCCCTGTGGTCGCCCTTCTCCGGCGACGCGTCGACCAGCTTCTATGACACGGCGCCGTTGCAACGGACGCTGGAACAGCTCGTCGATTTCGACCGGCTGAACTCGGGCGAAGTGCGTGTCAGCGTCGGCGCGGTCAACGTCCGCACCGGCAATCTCACCTATTTCGACACAGCCGAGCGGCGGCTCGGTCCGAAACACTTCATGGCTTCGGGCGCGCTGCCGCCCGGATTTCCCGCCGTCGAAATCGACTCCGAGCACTACTGGGATGGTGGCGTGGTCTCCAACACGCCTCTCTCTCGCGTCCTGTCGGGCGATGCGAAAGACACGCTGACGTTCCAGATCGATCTCTGGTCGGCGCGGGGCCGCGTGCCGCACGACATGATGGAGGTGTCGAGCCGGCAGAAGGACATTCAGTATTCCAGTCGTACCCGCGCCGTCACCGACCAGGCGCTACGGATGCAGGAGATGCGGCAGGCGCTGCAGCGGACGATCGACAGATTGCCGGACGCCGCAAGAAACGATCCCGAAATGCGCGCCATCGCCGAGCTCGCCCGTCACCGGTCCCACAACATCATCCACCTGATCTACCAGTCCAAGCTCCACGAAGGTCACTCCAAGGATTACGAGTTCGGACCGAAAGCGATGCGCGCGCACTGGCAAAGTGGACGGGACGACATCCGCCGCACGTTGGCCGACGGACGGCGCCTCGAGCCGCCGCCTTCCGAACTCGGCATCGTCACCCACGACATTCACCGCCGCGATTGA